The proteins below are encoded in one region of Triticum aestivum cultivar Chinese Spring chromosome 1B, IWGSC CS RefSeq v2.1, whole genome shotgun sequence:
- the LOC123147671 gene encoding uncharacterized protein isoform X1, whose amino-acid sequence MDGGGSAMEHGCTTSMPGQVGSGVERLHGSSSMRRIQSGLGSAPAPDARAGFRQAGHGDGSAPYVSRVSIDEARRRENVNPNNEDNIMMGNGSALRETAWKGLVSNDIYYIWNHGPKFGGGFDCRYCPLITRGGGATRFREHLGGIPGDVKQSITAYFDKELSTNKVSMQPKISTALNVESKDVLGQAWEKFFHANDIAGLKANCPYFRSAVKITQNLGPAPVPTAKEIDGIYLDKNYEEAEQWLKMFKQDWRNYGVTVMCDSWTGPTSMSLINFMVYCNARMFFHKSIDASGQTQTAEFIYREIRKVVVEEIGSENVVQIVTNNGSNYKKAYTC is encoded by the exons ATGGATGGTGGTGGCAGCGCCATGGAGCACGGCTGCACAACTTCGATGCCGGGGCAGGTGGGCTCGGGCGTTGAACGGCTCCACGGGAGCAGCAGCATGCGGCGCATCCAGTCGGGCTTGGGCAGTGCCCCGGCGCCGGACGCACGCGCTGGTTTCCGGCAAGCTGGACATG GTGATGGAAGTGCACCCTATGTTAGTAGGGTGAGCATCGATGAAGCCAGAAGGAGGGAAAATGTCAACCCCAACAATGAAGATAACATTATGATGGGGAATGGTTCAGCTCTAAGAGAGACAGCTTGGAAAG GGCTTGTAAGCAATGACATCTATTATATTTGGAACCATGGCCCGAAGTTTGGTGGGGGATTTGATTGTCGGTACTGCCCCCTAATCACTAGAGGAGGAGGTGCAACCCGCTTTAGGGAGCACCTTGGAGGTATACCAGGTGATGTGAAACAGAGTATCACAGCATACTTTGACAAGGAATTGTCGACCAACAAAGTATCAATGCAGCCAAAGATCAGCACTGCTTTGAATGTTGAGTCAAAAGATGTACTTGGCCAAGCTTGGGAAAAGTTTTTTCATGCTAATGACATTGCTGGTCTGAAAGCAAATTGTCCCTATTTTCGTTCGGCTGTCAAGATAACTCAAAACCTTGGCCCAGCTCCTGTTCCAACTGCCAAGGAGATTGATGGGATATATTTGGACAAGAATTATGAAGAAGCTGAGCAGTGGCTGAAGATGTTCAAGCAAGACTGGAGGAACTATGGTGTAACTGTGATGTGTGACTCATGGACAGGGCCTACTAGTATGAGTCTCATCAATTTCATGGTGTATTGCAATGCACGGATGTTCTTTCATAAATCCATTGATGCTTCTGGTCAAACTCAGACTGCAG AGTTTATCTATAGAGAGATCAGAAAGGTCGTTGTGGAAGAGATAGGTTCTGAGAATGTTGTTCAAATCGTAACCAATAATGGGTCAAATTACAAGAAAGCAT Atacgtgctga
- the LOC123147671 gene encoding uncharacterized protein isoform X2, whose protein sequence is MDGGGSAMEHGCTTSMPGQVGSGVERLHGSSSMRRIQSGLGSAPAPDARAGFRQAGHGDGSAPYVSRVSIDEARRRENVNPNNEDNIMMGNGSALRETAWKGLVSNDIYYIWNHGPKFGGGFDCRYCPLITRGGGATRFREHLGGIPGDVKQSITAYFDKELSTNKVSMQPKISTALNVESKDVLGQAWEKFFHANDIAGLKANCPYFRSAVKITQNLGPAPVPTAKEIDGIYLDKNYEEAEQWLKMFKQDWRNYGVTVMCDSWTGPTSMSLINFMVYCNARMFFHKSIDASGQTQTADTC, encoded by the exons ATGGATGGTGGTGGCAGCGCCATGGAGCACGGCTGCACAACTTCGATGCCGGGGCAGGTGGGCTCGGGCGTTGAACGGCTCCACGGGAGCAGCAGCATGCGGCGCATCCAGTCGGGCTTGGGCAGTGCCCCGGCGCCGGACGCACGCGCTGGTTTCCGGCAAGCTGGACATG GTGATGGAAGTGCACCCTATGTTAGTAGGGTGAGCATCGATGAAGCCAGAAGGAGGGAAAATGTCAACCCCAACAATGAAGATAACATTATGATGGGGAATGGTTCAGCTCTAAGAGAGACAGCTTGGAAAG GGCTTGTAAGCAATGACATCTATTATATTTGGAACCATGGCCCGAAGTTTGGTGGGGGATTTGATTGTCGGTACTGCCCCCTAATCACTAGAGGAGGAGGTGCAACCCGCTTTAGGGAGCACCTTGGAGGTATACCAGGTGATGTGAAACAGAGTATCACAGCATACTTTGACAAGGAATTGTCGACCAACAAAGTATCAATGCAGCCAAAGATCAGCACTGCTTTGAATGTTGAGTCAAAAGATGTACTTGGCCAAGCTTGGGAAAAGTTTTTTCATGCTAATGACATTGCTGGTCTGAAAGCAAATTGTCCCTATTTTCGTTCGGCTGTCAAGATAACTCAAAACCTTGGCCCAGCTCCTGTTCCAACTGCCAAGGAGATTGATGGGATATATTTGGACAAGAATTATGAAGAAGCTGAGCAGTGGCTGAAGATGTTCAAGCAAGACTGGAGGAACTATGGTGTAACTGTGATGTGTGACTCATGGACAGGGCCTACTAGTATGAGTCTCATCAATTTCATGGTGTATTGCAATGCACGGATGTTCTTTCATAAATCCATTGATGCTTCTGGTCAAACTCAGACTGCAG Atacgtgctga